The sequence below is a genomic window from Cicer arietinum cultivar CDC Frontier isolate Library 1 chromosome 6, Cicar.CDCFrontier_v2.0, whole genome shotgun sequence.
ATCATGCTTCAGAAGAAACAACgataaattcatttaaatttaatttataactttattaaattaaatagtcatgtaattaattaatgtattttttaatgcaaCATCGAGCAATACAAATTGCAGAGGAGCTTCTTGGTCGACAACTGGTATTACCTGATGGCATCGTACTCGtgaatgaattaattttgatattgcgATCTCAGAGGGGTGGTGGTAGAGGTTGGACTCATGTAGTGCCATATCGCAGGAGACATAGACAAACTTAGGATATTTACTTTGGATATTTATTTTGGATATttattttggatatgtattttggatatgtattttAGATATCTATTCTGGATTTCTGATATTTTGGTTACAGATATTTTGGATATATTGGATATCTATTTTGGATTTCGACcatattaattaaacaatttagTTTACAACTTCAACAATTCAtacaatattatttgaattcatacaatattttggatattcattatatttgaattcaacAATTCAGTTtacaataacttcatttatagTTTCTGGAAATATCTGCAACCAATGTTGCATGCGATCCctgtaaataaattatcattgtCGTGCTTCTTCATTGCAATAATTTTTCCACAAATTACTTGTTGGTGGTATAGGGGAATATGACTTTAAGTAAACATGTTAAATTACATAACAATTATAAAGTGAATTatcaataacaattataaatcaataacaattataaagTGAGTTAtcaataacaatttaatatcACAATTAATACCTGTACGAAATGACAGTTGTTAACAAATGCAATAACAATCACACGATGATCTGACATAGATGTTGGTGGTGGACTTCGAAGTGAAAAATATGTTTGCGATTGGTTAAGTGATAATGCGACGACAACCAAGTTAAATTTCGAAGCAATCACATATCCCATTTCTGGAAGTGTCATCCAATTATCCTTCGATGCAACTTGCTCAACATACACATTGTGTATAAGTTGTCGAACATAATTTTCTCCACCAAATAGTATCTCGTAATGAGACATGAACTCTTGAAGCTCTATCACACACTGTTGACGGATGAATGCCCAACAGTTCTCACCCATTCCAAGTAAAGCTGCAACTGCACGATATCCACAATTACCATCATCACCGACATCAATAATGTCATCtatgaatttatgaatttcaacTGGCAACCAATATTTGAAGAGGAGAACTCTTGGGTGTCTAACTTTGCTAATTGATGGTCGAAGTGTGAGCTTTTGGACTGATGGTCGTGGTGCTAGCTTTTCTACTTTACCGGTATCTATAGTGCTACATGCATTTGTACCACTACATCAAACACTTGTATCCACATACTCCCACCAAGATGGATCACGCTTGgttgatttatctctttttgatACCTTACTTTTGCCTTTTTTTGGCGCACCTTTTGTTTTAACCTTGGCAACCGGTGGAAACATCGACATATTCGAAGGATACACGATCTCTCGTAATTTACCTTTAAGTGAAATTTTGCCAGGTACATCAAGCTCTTCAAACTTTTTCACTATGACATCTATTTCATGTTTCACAAATAACTCCGAAGGTTTACTCGATGCATCAACATGGAAAGTTAATGTACTCTACCAAACATGAATAACGTCTAATGGAATAGAACGTGGGATCATACTATACTTGGCTatttcacatgcacaaggtagacCATTTGTTGTCCTAAT
It includes:
- the LOC101500995 gene encoding uncharacterized protein, yielding MTFCVGFAYLQSEYVDNFTWALQMVKEHTTSGEVEVIVTDRDLALMNAVENVFPKAVNLLCLFHICKNVKAKCKMTVFPKKKQVQIMEAWEALIYSYDEAQYYMKLAIFEGICSSYSIFYDFVHEQWLIPHNVWETINSMIVLQHNEIIASFEKSIIQKVHRYSNRLYANLRGVVSKNAIDHIAAEYDRVKYSTLTFHVDASSKPSELFVKHEIDVIVKKFEELDVPGKISLKGKLREIVYPSNMSMFPPVAKVKTKDTGKVEKLAPRPSVQKLTLRPSISKVRHPRVLLFKYWLPVEIHKFIDDIIDVGDDGNCGYRAVAALLGMGENCWAFIRQQCVIELQEFMSHYEILFGGENYVRQLIHNVYVEQVASKDNWMTLPEMGYVIASKFNLVVVALSLNQSQTYFSLRSPPPTSMSDHRVIVIAFVNNCHFVQVLQPKVLHRLVLYE